One bacterium DNA window includes the following coding sequences:
- a CDS encoding argininosuccinate synthase → MKEKVILAYSGGLDTSVILKWLDLKGYEVIAYVADVGQQENFDAVRDKALKTGASKVYIEDLKEEFVQDYIFAAARGNALYEGRYFLGTAIARPLIAKRQIEIAAKEGAHFVAHGATGKGNDQVRFELAYYALQPEIQVISPWKDPEFLGQFKGRSDMIAFAEKWKIPVKASIAKSYSEDDNLMHISHEAGILEDPQFRPYEEIFSKTVSPQQAPDAETLLELEFADGYPVKVINKSDGTVVTGALPLFTYLNQVGAANGVGRVDMVENRFVGIKSRGVYETPGATILWAAHRDLEGIAMDKEVMRIRDMLSPLFSELIYNGFWFSPEMDFLLSAFEKSQEKINGTVQLAIYKGNVTPIGRQSPISLYNQELSSMDVEGGYNAMDAGGFIRIHAIRLKAHNIVLRNSKPYTWRHRE, encoded by the coding sequence ATGAAAGAAAAAGTCATTCTCGCCTACAGCGGCGGCCTCGACACCTCGGTTATCCTCAAATGGCTCGATCTCAAAGGCTATGAGGTCATCGCCTACGTCGCGGATGTCGGCCAGCAGGAAAATTTTGACGCGGTGCGGGACAAGGCCCTCAAAACCGGGGCCAGCAAGGTCTACATCGAAGACCTCAAGGAAGAATTTGTCCAGGATTATATCTTCGCCGCGGCCCGCGGCAACGCCCTCTACGAAGGCCGCTATTTCCTCGGGACCGCCATCGCCCGCCCCCTGATCGCCAAGCGGCAGATCGAGATTGCCGCCAAAGAGGGCGCCCATTTCGTCGCCCACGGGGCGACGGGAAAGGGCAATGACCAGGTGCGCTTCGAACTGGCCTATTATGCCCTTCAGCCTGAGATCCAGGTCATCTCCCCGTGGAAGGATCCCGAGTTCCTCGGCCAGTTCAAGGGCCGCAGTGACATGATCGCCTTCGCCGAAAAATGGAAAATCCCGGTCAAGGCCTCGATTGCCAAATCATACAGTGAGGATGACAATCTCATGCACATCTCCCACGAAGCGGGCATCCTCGAGGATCCACAGTTCCGGCCTTACGAGGAGATCTTTTCCAAGACCGTCTCGCCGCAGCAGGCCCCGGATGCCGAGACCCTGCTAGAACTCGAGTTCGCCGACGGCTATCCGGTCAAGGTGATCAACAAAAGCGACGGCACGGTGGTGACCGGCGCCCTCCCGCTCTTCACCTATCTGAATCAGGTCGGCGCGGCCAACGGCGTCGGCCGAGTCGACATGGTTGAAAACCGCTTCGTCGGCATCAAGTCGCGCGGCGTTTACGAAACCCCGGGCGCTACCATCCTCTGGGCCGCTCACCGCGATCTCGAGGGGATCGCCATGGACAAGGAAGTGATGCGCATCCGCGACATGCTCTCCCCCCTCTTTTCGGAACTGATCTACAACGGCTTCTGGTTCTCGCCGGAGATGGATTTCCTGCTCAGTGCTTTTGAGAAGAGTCAGGAAAAGATCAACGGCACAGTGCAGCTCGCGATTTACAAGGGCAATGTGACCCCCATCGGCCGGCAGTCCCCGATCTCGCTTTACAATCAGGAGCTGTCAAGCATGGATGTTGAGGGTGGATACAATGCCATGGACGCTGGCGGATTTATCCGCATCCATGCCATCCGTCTCAAGGCCCATAACATCGTCCTGAGAAACAGCAAGCCCTATACCTGGCGGCACCGGGAGTAG
- the argC gene encoding N-acetyl-gamma-glutamyl-phosphate reductase — MPAYRVSIVGASGYTGFELVKILLRHPHVELAHLAVREPGGQRFSDLFPALRGLCDHPLSGFETERIAAESDVLFFGLPHTSSMEWIPRFLSYGKKLIDLSADYRLDDPGRYRAAYGCDHLQPEALPAFVYGLPEVNRARIAASTTVANPGCFPTSVALALLPALRRGLIETGTIIVDSKTGVSGGGKSPKPAFHFPECNENLFAYKVARHQHEPEMEQELTKIAGMPVDLLFVPHLVPMTRGIFSTIYARLLVPRTIAEVHALYEEAFQDEPFVRVLPAGEIPQTRQVTGSNFCDIGLAVQDRTLILMSAIDNLIKGASGQAVQNMNLMLGLDETMSLK, encoded by the coding sequence ATGCCAGCCTATAGGGTCTCCATCGTCGGGGCATCGGGCTACACCGGCTTCGAGCTGGTCAAGATTCTGCTGCGCCATCCACACGTGGAGCTGGCGCATCTGGCGGTACGCGAGCCCGGGGGGCAGCGTTTTTCAGACCTCTTTCCTGCCCTGCGCGGCCTGTGCGACCATCCCCTCTCGGGCTTCGAGACGGAGCGCATCGCTGCCGAGAGCGACGTCCTCTTTTTCGGGCTGCCCCATACCAGCAGCATGGAATGGATCCCGCGCTTTCTCTCCTACGGGAAAAAGCTCATCGACCTCAGTGCCGACTACCGCCTCGATGACCCCGGGCGGTATCGCGCCGCCTACGGCTGCGATCATCTCCAGCCGGAGGCGCTGCCGGCCTTCGTCTATGGGCTACCGGAGGTCAATCGGGCCCGGATCGCAGCGAGTACGACGGTGGCCAATCCCGGCTGCTTCCCGACCAGCGTCGCGCTGGCACTGCTGCCGGCGCTGCGCCGCGGGCTGATCGAGACCGGGACGATCATTGTCGACAGCAAGACGGGGGTCTCGGGCGGCGGCAAGAGCCCGAAGCCGGCCTTTCATTTTCCGGAATGCAATGAAAATCTCTTTGCCTACAAGGTGGCCCGTCATCAGCATGAACCCGAGATGGAACAGGAACTCACCAAGATAGCCGGGATGCCTGTGGACCTCCTTTTCGTCCCGCATCTGGTGCCGATGACCCGCGGCATCTTCAGCACCATCTATGCCCGGCTGCTCGTGCCGCGCACCATCGCGGAGGTGCATGCGCTCTACGAAGAGGCCTTCCAGGACGAGCCCTTCGTGCGGGTGCTGCCCGCCGGCGAGATACCACAAACCCGGCAGGTGACGGGATCCAATTTCTGCGACATCGGCCTGGCGGTGCAGGACCGCACCCTGATCCTGATGAGTGCTATCGATAACCTCATCAAGGGAGCCTCCGGTCAGGCGGTGCAGAATATGAACCTC
- a CDS encoding TonB-dependent receptor: MIYYTMVCSSPRTAILLLLAALGLLAPQDALQAGTTGRLEGSVRDAASGEPLPGATLLVLETSQGCVADAEGRFVLQNLRAGLYQVRASLLGYRTVVFKEVTILPDLRTKLEVRLEAAPIEMAGVEVTAVRPVIQTDVTGTAYEKTAAQMETLPITRFQEVVGMQPGATADGHVRGGKSREVIYLVDGLPIQDQISGGLGMELPRSAVSQLSVKTGGFDAEYGQALSGIVNVITRSGDDQPRLQLRLAKDDLFGGTQVSKSNEAELTASGPLVRRKGSFFLANTLLLSGTRWWQDMEYFFRSPTQKELYGMAKTDWNFSSDKRLTGQLLYSLKRSRDYAFSWRYNLVGLPLRRSESLRSALYWTHTLNPRLFYSISLSQSGMRARIGEGAADSVAGTPWEYDFYLRYVVRGDRIWWADLCQNSTTLKTELTSQWRPAHLFKAGMEIKQYAIRSTLIKMEPQLSYFGKPLIDLAMLNYSTRYRYFPRFGALFIQDKYESPATRSVISAGLRCEFFDPRARRPAVELIPAGPDEYREEITGSVPARIAWQISPRIGFAFPFTDKSFFFINWGRYLQFPLFEHLYSGLDNVTFERGVKVLRGNPDLLAEKTSALEISIRHNFYENWVGSVLWFQKETTDQIDSKTFVSANSRIAGDYGFAEYVNNPYATAHGFEFVISRERGKWLTGSLSYTLMEAKGLSETEDQGLNYAQWGFPVAHTPYYLSWDQRHSLKADLDLALPGSVQMNLVWHYHSGRPYTYYPSENGFAAENAEMLFVPNNRRMPGFNQTDLRLSKAIAFGGTASPWLELYFEGHNLFNARNVIWIDASGRTGGELGDPSARETGRRLLAGCRLGFGAGSRQRS; this comes from the coding sequence TTGATATACTATACCATGGTCTGCTCCTCTCCCAGAACCGCCATCCTCCTGCTCCTTGCAGCCCTGGGCCTGCTCGCACCGCAAGACGCGCTGCAGGCGGGCACCACCGGCCGGCTTGAAGGCAGCGTCCGCGATGCGGCGAGCGGTGAACCGCTGCCCGGCGCGACGCTCCTGGTGCTGGAGACCAGTCAGGGATGTGTCGCCGATGCAGAAGGGCGTTTTGTCCTGCAAAATCTCCGCGCCGGCCTTTATCAGGTACGCGCCTCCCTGCTCGGTTACCGGACGGTTGTTTTCAAGGAGGTCACCATCCTCCCCGATCTCCGGACCAAGCTCGAGGTGCGGCTCGAGGCCGCGCCCATCGAGATGGCCGGGGTTGAGGTCACTGCGGTGCGCCCTGTCATCCAGACCGATGTCACCGGGACTGCCTATGAAAAAACCGCGGCGCAGATGGAGACCTTGCCGATCACCCGATTTCAGGAGGTGGTCGGTATGCAGCCCGGCGCCACGGCCGACGGCCATGTCCGCGGCGGCAAAAGCCGCGAAGTGATCTATCTCGTCGACGGCCTGCCCATACAGGACCAGATCAGCGGCGGTCTCGGGATGGAACTGCCCCGCAGCGCCGTCTCGCAACTCAGCGTCAAGACGGGCGGCTTCGATGCCGAGTATGGCCAGGCCCTCTCCGGCATCGTCAACGTCATCACCCGCAGCGGCGACGACCAGCCGCGCCTGCAGTTGCGCCTGGCCAAGGACGACCTCTTCGGCGGCACCCAGGTGAGTAAAAGCAACGAGGCGGAACTGACCGCCAGCGGCCCCCTGGTGCGTCGCAAGGGCTCCTTTTTCCTCGCCAATACCCTCCTCCTCTCCGGCACCCGCTGGTGGCAGGATATGGAGTACTTTTTCCGCTCGCCGACACAGAAAGAACTCTATGGAATGGCCAAGACGGACTGGAATTTCAGCAGCGACAAGCGACTGACCGGCCAGCTCCTCTATTCCCTCAAGCGCAGCCGGGATTACGCCTTCAGCTGGCGTTACAATCTTGTCGGCCTGCCACTGCGGCGAAGTGAAAGCCTCCGCTCCGCGCTCTACTGGACCCATACCCTGAATCCCCGGCTCTTTTATTCCATCAGTCTCAGCCAGAGCGGGATGCGCGCACGAATCGGCGAGGGGGCGGCGGATTCGGTGGCGGGAACACCCTGGGAATACGATTTTTATCTGCGTTACGTCGTTCGCGGCGACCGTATCTGGTGGGCCGACCTGTGCCAGAACAGCACCACACTTAAAACCGAGCTGACCAGTCAGTGGCGTCCAGCGCACCTTTTCAAGGCCGGAATGGAGATCAAGCAGTATGCGATCCGTTCCACCCTCATTAAAATGGAGCCGCAGCTCTCCTATTTCGGCAAGCCGCTGATCGATCTGGCAATGCTCAATTACTCCACCCGCTACCGCTACTTCCCGCGCTTCGGCGCCCTTTTCATCCAGGACAAGTACGAATCCCCAGCGACCCGGTCGGTCATCTCCGCCGGCTTGCGCTGCGAATTTTTCGATCCCCGCGCCCGCCGTCCGGCAGTCGAACTGATTCCCGCAGGACCGGACGAGTACCGCGAAGAGATCACCGGCTCTGTCCCCGCCCGGATCGCCTGGCAAATCAGCCCGCGGATCGGCTTTGCCTTCCCTTTCACCGACAAAAGCTTTTTTTTCATAAACTGGGGCCGCTATCTGCAATTCCCGCTATTCGAGCACCTCTACTCCGGCCTCGACAACGTCACCTTCGAGCGCGGCGTCAAGGTGCTGCGCGGCAATCCCGATCTGCTCGCGGAAAAAACCAGCGCCTTGGAGATCAGCATCCGCCATAACTTTTACGAAAACTGGGTCGGCTCGGTGCTCTGGTTCCAGAAGGAGACCACCGACCAGATCGACAGCAAGACCTTCGTCTCGGCCAACAGCCGCATCGCCGGGGATTACGGCTTTGCCGAGTATGTCAACAACCCCTACGCCACGGCGCACGGTTTCGAGTTCGTGATCAGCCGAGAACGCGGCAAATGGCTCACCGGCAGCCTCTCCTACACCCTAATGGAGGCCAAAGGGCTGAGCGAAACCGAGGATCAGGGGTTGAACTATGCCCAGTGGGGGTTCCCGGTCGCCCATACGCCCTACTACCTGAGCTGGGACCAGCGCCATTCGCTCAAGGCGGACCTGGATCTGGCGCTGCCCGGTTCGGTGCAGATGAACCTGGTCTGGCACTACCACAGCGGCCGGCCCTATACCTATTACCCTTCGGAAAACGGCTTTGCAGCGGAGAATGCCGAGATGCTTTTTGTGCCCAACAACCGCCGCATGCCCGGTTTCAATCAGACCGATCTGCGACTTTCGAAGGCGATCGCCTTCGGCGGCACCGCCAGCCCCTGGCTTGAGCTTTACTTCGAAGGGCATAATCTCTTCAACGCCCGCAATGTGATCTGGATTGACGCCTCGGGTCGGACCGGCGGTGAGTTGGGCGATCCATCAGCCCGCGAGACCGGCCGGCGTCTGCTGGCCGGCTGCAGGCTCGGTTTCGGGGCCGGATCCCGGCAGCGCTCCTGA
- a CDS encoding 3-oxoacyl-ACP reductase family protein yields MIGLKDKVVLITGASRGIGRAAAVIFARYGARVAINYHHHEAAAREVLTAVEAAGGEGMLIGADVSEAHAVREMVARVVEKWERIDVLVNNAGVWLPAPIDRFPLETYRRTLAINLDGVIFCTEAVVPLMIKQGGGRIINISSTAGQRGEPVYSPYAASKGAVISLTKSHAVELARHNIQVNSVAPGWVDTEMSAAAIANEHETILRTIPMRRPGTAEEIAWPIVFLASDGASYITGEILNVNGGSVLCG; encoded by the coding sequence ATGATCGGTCTCAAGGATAAGGTAGTGCTCATTACCGGGGCTTCGCGCGGCATCGGCCGGGCAGCGGCGGTGATTTTCGCCCGCTATGGAGCGCGCGTCGCCATCAATTATCATCATCACGAAGCCGCCGCACGGGAGGTGCTGACGGCGGTCGAGGCCGCGGGGGGCGAGGGGATGCTCATCGGCGCCGACGTCAGCGAAGCCCATGCGGTGCGCGAGATGGTCGCCCGGGTCGTAGAAAAATGGGAGCGCATCGATGTGCTGGTCAACAACGCCGGGGTCTGGTTGCCGGCGCCGATCGACCGCTTTCCGCTCGAAACCTATCGCCGCACCCTGGCGATAAACCTCGATGGCGTGATTTTCTGCACCGAAGCGGTCGTGCCGCTGATGATCAAGCAGGGGGGAGGCCGGATCATCAATATCTCCTCGACCGCCGGACAGCGCGGCGAGCCAGTCTACTCCCCCTATGCAGCAAGCAAGGGGGCGGTGATCAGCCTGACCAAATCCCATGCCGTCGAACTGGCGCGCCACAACATCCAAGTCAACAGCGTTGCCCCCGGCTGGGTCGACACCGAGATGTCGGCGGCGGCGATCGCGAACGAGCATGAAACCATCCTGCGCACCATTCCGATGCGGCGCCCGGGCACGGCGGAGGAGATCGCCTGGCCGATCGTCTTTCTCGCCTCCGACGGTGCCAGTTATATCACCGGCGAGATCCTGAACGTCAACGGCGGTTCTGTGCTCTGCGGCTGA
- a CDS encoding ArgR family transcriptional regulator: protein MNRKNDRHTAIRELIESRPIASQQELLEALQAQGFAATQATLSRDLLALRVMRIPDPVRGYLYAMPGEAAQMAVPGAPADTSPLHGCRSLAFSGNLAVLKSLPSFAPSIGLLIDSLMMQEIVGTVAGDDTLLIVLPEGLSHERFRQALLERLPELRIRL from the coding sequence ATGAATAGAAAGAATGACCGTCATACCGCGATCCGGGAACTCATCGAATCCCGCCCCATCGCCAGCCAACAGGAACTCCTCGAGGCCTTGCAGGCGCAGGGTTTTGCGGCAACCCAGGCGACTCTCTCGCGCGACCTTCTCGCCTTGCGGGTGATGCGGATCCCCGACCCGGTTCGGGGCTATCTCTATGCCATGCCCGGGGAGGCTGCGCAAATGGCCGTGCCCGGTGCCCCGGCCGATACCTCGCCACTGCACGGCTGCCGCTCGCTCGCCTTCTCCGGCAATCTCGCGGTGCTCAAGAGCCTGCCCTCCTTCGCACCCAGCATCGGCCTGCTCATCGACAGCCTGATGATGCAGGAGATTGTCGGCACCGTCGCCGGCGACGACACCCTGCTTATCGTCCTGCCAGAAGGGCTCTCCCATGAGCGATTCAGGCAAGCCCTGTTGGAGCGCCTCCCTGAGCTGCGCATCCGTCTTTGA
- a CDS encoding alpha/beta hydrolase-fold protein: MKICEFPGLILLLAVLAVLLTFFRATAGSGAASDDAALPAWTGSGFSDFLQHLQSLPEAQRQVVADSFLQMAGPLPLIEADTIAWFLYRGSAAAVTIAGDANGWDPATLAMRRIAGTTLFYARQVYEVDARLDYKFVLNNSSWILDPKNPNLCYGGYGPNSELRMPGYLPSPECTPDPAVAPGRLEQGTITSAILKNTRALRIYLPAGYDAARPKGYPVVLFHDGLEYLSLGAAKTVLDNLIAGRRIEPIIAVFVPPVSAAQRIEEYSGATAANLERFIIEEVMAQVDSAWHTSKDPAQRAMLGPSLAALISAQITFHHPESFGLAGLYSPAMWPNDRAVLMELLASPKPFTRCYIDVGSYEPSLLGDAARLHEHLRSVGVMVKYREWHEGHSWGSWRAHLKEALEFFFPPASGIERLEKGEPELFTLYPAYPNPCNAGMTLEFDLPRAVEVSLQMYNLRGEVVDRLVEAGLQPGRYRYRWDAGGQPSGLYFYRLRAAAQVRTGKVLLIR, encoded by the coding sequence ATGAAAATTTGTGAATTTCCGGGACTGATCCTGCTCCTCGCCGTCCTCGCGGTACTCCTGACTTTCTTCCGGGCAACCGCCGGCAGCGGCGCGGCAAGTGACGATGCGGCGCTGCCGGCCTGGACCGGATCGGGATTCAGCGACTTTTTGCAGCACCTGCAGAGTCTGCCGGAGGCGCAACGGCAGGTCGTTGCGGACAGCTTTCTGCAGATGGCCGGGCCCCTGCCCCTGATCGAAGCGGATACCATCGCCTGGTTCCTTTATCGCGGCAGCGCCGCGGCGGTGACCATCGCCGGCGATGCCAACGGCTGGGATCCTGCCACTCTGGCGATGAGGCGGATCGCCGGAACCACCCTGTTCTATGCCCGCCAGGTCTATGAAGTCGATGCCCGGCTCGACTACAAATTCGTGCTCAACAACAGTAGCTGGATCCTCGATCCGAAGAATCCCAACCTCTGCTATGGGGGATATGGCCCCAACTCCGAGCTGCGGATGCCCGGCTACCTGCCCTCGCCCGAATGCACGCCCGATCCTGCAGTAGCCCCCGGCCGGCTCGAACAGGGAACCATCACGAGCGCGATTCTCAAGAATACCCGGGCGCTGCGGATCTATCTCCCGGCTGGCTACGATGCGGCGCGGCCAAAAGGCTATCCGGTGGTGCTCTTTCATGACGGCCTGGAGTATCTCTCCCTGGGTGCGGCCAAAACCGTCCTGGACAACCTGATCGCCGGGCGGCGGATCGAGCCGATCATTGCCGTCTTTGTGCCCCCGGTCAGCGCTGCACAGCGGATCGAGGAGTACAGCGGCGCCACCGCCGCCAACCTGGAGCGTTTTATCATTGAGGAGGTGATGGCGCAGGTCGACTCCGCCTGGCATACGTCGAAGGATCCCGCGCAGCGGGCGATGCTGGGGCCCTCCCTAGCCGCCCTGATTTCAGCGCAGATTACCTTCCACCACCCGGAATCCTTCGGTCTCGCCGGGCTCTATTCTCCGGCGATGTGGCCCAACGACCGGGCGGTGCTGATGGAGCTGCTTGCCTCTCCCAAACCGTTCACCCGCTGCTATATCGATGTGGGCAGCTATGAGCCTTCGCTGCTGGGGGATGCCGCCAGACTGCATGAACATTTGCGCAGCGTCGGCGTCATGGTGAAGTACCGGGAGTGGCATGAGGGGCACAGCTGGGGCAGCTGGCGCGCCCATCTCAAGGAAGCGCTGGAGTTTTTCTTCCCTCCGGCCTCGGGCATTGAACGCCTCGAAAAAGGAGAACCCGAACTCTTCACCCTTTATCCCGCCTACCCCAACCCCTGCAACGCCGGAATGACGCTCGAGTTCGACTTGCCTCGCGCCGTCGAGGTCTCGCTGCAAATGTACAACCTCAGGGGTGAGGTGGTGGACCGGCTGGTCGAGGCGGGTCTGCAACCGGGGCGGTATCGCTACCGCTGGGATGCCGGCGGGCAGCCGAGCGGCCTCTATTTTTACCGGTTGCGCGCCGCGGCGCAGGTACGCACCGGCAAGGTGCTGTTGATCCGCTGA
- a CDS encoding tetratricopeptide repeat protein — protein MKKGIVFLVLLSGIMLSGLAQEASAQYTAERLYQYLLAVHDRNDGSTTDFLISELTAFGQTFPDDPRAADAAGLLAQVYLEKGKKNEALATAYKTLYLYPRCARETDCRDMIQAILTREPAYAPKKGVLEAAVYGTAIDATMTERWRAYLKLLRDLDQPRLYDWSLAEATRYISRFPGDSLLYTVLEWTGDLYTRLNQEWPAIYSYRKLSELFPDDPQLPYALYQEAQLLTGRVGKHEDAVARCTRILAHYPESELAPTAAYTIGQIKEQKLKDYSGAIEAYRKLVTGWPKDERAVEVLFTIANIQDKRLKKYDLALATYDEILNNFPTDPRGARALELAGDVYADDLKEYLKAAESYARISKLYSADEKAPQMLIQAGNLCEEKLKDPRKAIEYYQMVVDLYPNSKKANDANKLITKATNKAAEKL, from the coding sequence ATGAAAAAGGGAATAGTGTTCCTGGTACTGTTGTCAGGAATTATGCTCAGCGGACTGGCTCAGGAGGCCAGTGCACAGTACACGGCGGAGAGGTTGTACCAATACCTCCTGGCGGTGCATGACCGCAACGATGGCAGCACCACTGATTTCCTCATCTCTGAACTGACCGCCTTCGGGCAGACCTTTCCGGACGACCCACGTGCTGCGGATGCAGCCGGGCTGCTCGCCCAGGTCTATCTCGAAAAAGGCAAGAAGAATGAAGCCCTAGCCACCGCCTACAAGACTCTCTACCTCTACCCGCGCTGCGCCCGGGAGACCGATTGCCGCGATATGATCCAGGCGATCCTCACACGGGAGCCGGCCTATGCGCCGAAAAAAGGCGTTCTCGAGGCCGCCGTCTACGGCACCGCCATCGATGCGACGATGACCGAACGCTGGCGCGCCTATCTCAAACTCCTGCGCGACCTGGACCAACCCCGTCTCTACGACTGGTCCCTGGCGGAGGCAACCCGTTACATCAGCCGTTTCCCCGGTGATTCGCTCCTCTATACCGTTCTGGAGTGGACCGGCGACCTCTACACCCGGCTCAACCAAGAGTGGCCGGCCATCTACAGCTACCGCAAACTCTCTGAACTCTTTCCCGACGATCCCCAGCTTCCCTACGCCCTCTATCAGGAAGCACAGCTGTTGACAGGAAGGGTGGGAAAACATGAGGATGCCGTGGCGCGATGCACCCGCATCTTGGCCCACTATCCGGAGAGCGAGCTGGCGCCAACGGCCGCCTATACCATCGGCCAGATCAAGGAGCAGAAGCTCAAGGATTACAGCGGCGCCATCGAAGCCTACCGCAAGCTGGTCACCGGCTGGCCCAAGGATGAGCGGGCCGTCGAGGTCCTCTTCACCATCGCCAACATCCAAGACAAACGGCTAAAGAAGTACGACCTCGCCTTGGCCACCTACGACGAGATCCTTAATAACTTTCCGACCGATCCCCGCGGCGCTCGCGCGCTGGAACTGGCCGGAGATGTTTATGCCGACGACCTCAAGGAGTATCTCAAGGCGGCCGAAAGCTATGCCCGGATTTCCAAGCTCTATTCCGCGGATGAAAAGGCACCGCAAATGCTGATCCAGGCCGGCAATCTCTGTGAGGAAAAACTCAAGGATCCCCGCAAGGCCATCGAGTACTATCAGATGGTCGTTGACCTCTATCCGAACAGCAAAAAAGCAAACGACGCCAATAAACTGATCACCAAAGCGACCAACAAGGCGGCCGAAAAGCTCTAG
- the argH gene encoding argininosuccinate lyase, with the protein MKLWQHTHTGAESQQAIVMAVEKFTAGKDPVLDLTLLPYDCLASKAHARMLAKVGLLSQAEAADLTAGLDAILSQHARGEFLIRPEDEDGHTAIENYLVQHYGEAGKKIHTGRSRNDQVLTALRLYSRDQAEAGIATLRKLLETFEVLIAARSATPLPGYTHTRKAMPSSVGMWAGACRDAFKDDLQLLEAAVRLLDQNPLGTGAGYGVPLPLDRQMTTAELGFARTMENPVYAQNSRGKFEGILLHALAMVMADINRLAADLILFTMPGFGYFTLPAAFMTGSSIMPQKQNPDVLELLRAKYHEVAACEYQVRATTLNLISGYHRDLQLTKEALMRGLEAALEALQMTLLVIQNLGVDEARCRAAMTAELYAAEKAYELVRQGVPFREAYRLIAATFRKEGDDASL; encoded by the coding sequence ATGAAACTCTGGCAACACACCCATACGGGGGCCGAATCGCAGCAGGCGATCGTCATGGCAGTGGAAAAATTCACCGCCGGTAAGGATCCCGTGCTCGATCTCACCCTGCTGCCCTATGACTGCCTCGCCTCCAAGGCCCATGCGCGCATGCTGGCCAAAGTGGGGCTGCTCAGCCAGGCGGAGGCCGCGGATCTGACCGCCGGCCTCGACGCAATCCTCAGCCAGCATGCACGCGGCGAATTCCTCATCCGCCCGGAGGACGAGGATGGTCATACCGCCATCGAAAACTATTTGGTGCAGCACTACGGCGAGGCCGGTAAAAAGATCCACACCGGCCGCAGCCGCAACGATCAGGTGCTCACCGCCCTGCGTCTCTACAGCCGCGATCAGGCCGAGGCAGGCATCGCCACCCTGCGCAAGCTCCTTGAGACCTTCGAGGTGCTCATCGCTGCCCGCAGCGCGACGCCCTTACCGGGCTACACCCACACGCGCAAGGCCATGCCCTCAAGCGTCGGGATGTGGGCCGGAGCCTGCCGCGACGCCTTCAAGGATGATCTGCAGCTGCTCGAAGCCGCCGTCCGCCTCCTCGACCAGAATCCCCTCGGCACCGGAGCGGGCTATGGTGTCCCCCTGCCCCTGGACCGGCAAATGACGACTGCAGAACTGGGCTTCGCGCGGACCATGGAGAATCCGGTTTATGCCCAGAACAGCCGCGGCAAATTCGAGGGCATTCTGCTGCATGCCCTGGCGATGGTTATGGCCGATATCAACCGCCTGGCTGCGGATTTGATCCTCTTCACCATGCCGGGATTCGGCTATTTCACCCTGCCGGCTGCATTCATGACCGGATCCTCGATCATGCCGCAAAAACAGAATCCGGATGTGCTCGAACTGCTGCGCGCCAAATACCATGAGGTGGCCGCCTGCGAATACCAGGTACGTGCGACGACGCTCAACCTCATCTCCGGCTACCACCGCGACCTGCAGCTCACCAAGGAGGCTTTGATGCGCGGCCTCGAAGCCGCCCTCGAGGCCCTGCAGATGACCTTGCTGGTGATCCAGAACCTCGGCGTCGACGAAGCCCGGTGCCGCGCCGCCATGACCGCCGAACTCTACGCAGCCGAAAAGGCCTATGAACTGGTCCGTCAGGGCGTGCCCTTCCGCGAAGCCTATCGCCTCATCGCCGCAACCTTCCGTAAGGAGGGAGATGATGCCAGCCTATAG